The following coding sequences are from one Candidatus Nitrohelix vancouverensis window:
- a CDS encoding U32 family peptidase encodes MNDTSELTPELLAPAGSPDKLKYALAYGADAVYAGIPKFSLRARENGFNDASLKEAISEVHKAGKKIFITANILAPNRKVESFEKSLAYFAEAKPDAFIMSDPGMIQYSVRNFPDVPVHLSVQANAINWPTVAFWRDQGVRRIILSRELSLEEISLIHQKVPDIELESFVHGSICIAYSGRCLLSNYFNHRDANQGTCTNSCRWEYNVYKENEIDAVAPPPQTPMEGLHYIEETGRPGELMPVDEDEHGTYIMNSKDLRAVEFLTELREAGICSFKIEGRSKSIYYLAMVTGVYRRAIEDLMQGRKFDPSLLQEIDKTANRGFTSAFLISNSNHHTERFDSAQADGQPQVFAGRILNSRGGGWIEAEIKNRIETGDTVEYIAPDRRVRFVIEAMENKNGESINVAHGGAGSAWIKTNGIEAAPYSLLSLVMQPAESATSV; translated from the coding sequence ATGAACGATACCTCTGAACTCACGCCCGAACTGCTCGCCCCTGCAGGCAGTCCCGACAAACTCAAATACGCTCTGGCTTATGGCGCAGACGCGGTCTACGCCGGAATCCCAAAATTTTCCCTGCGCGCGCGCGAAAACGGCTTCAACGACGCCTCGCTGAAAGAAGCGATTTCCGAAGTCCACAAAGCCGGGAAGAAAATATTCATCACCGCAAACATATTGGCGCCGAACCGCAAGGTGGAGTCTTTCGAAAAATCGCTGGCCTATTTTGCAGAGGCCAAACCCGACGCCTTCATCATGTCCGATCCCGGCATGATCCAGTACTCCGTGCGCAATTTTCCGGACGTGCCCGTGCATTTGTCGGTGCAGGCCAATGCCATCAACTGGCCGACCGTCGCCTTCTGGCGCGACCAGGGCGTGCGCCGCATCATTCTTTCGCGCGAATTGTCGCTCGAAGAAATTTCCTTAATACACCAGAAGGTTCCAGACATTGAGCTGGAATCTTTCGTTCACGGTTCGATCTGCATCGCCTATTCCGGGCGTTGCCTGCTGTCCAATTACTTCAATCACCGCGACGCCAACCAGGGCACCTGCACCAACAGTTGCCGATGGGAATACAACGTCTATAAAGAAAACGAAATCGACGCCGTCGCGCCGCCGCCGCAGACGCCTATGGAAGGACTGCATTATATTGAAGAGACCGGGCGACCGGGCGAGTTGATGCCGGTGGATGAAGACGAACACGGCACCTACATCATGAACTCGAAGGATTTGCGGGCGGTGGAATTTTTGACCGAACTCCGGGAAGCGGGCATCTGTTCCTTCAAAATTGAAGGCCGCTCGAAATCGATCTACTACCTGGCGATGGTTACCGGAGTGTATCGTCGCGCCATCGAGGATTTGATGCAGGGGCGCAAGTTCGACCCCAGTCTCCTGCAGGAAATTGACAAGACCGCCAATCGCGGATTCACCTCAGCGTTTTTGATTTCCAACTCCAATCATCACACCGAGCGTTTCGACTCCGCCCAGGCCGACGGTCAGCCGCAGGTCTTTGCCGGACGCATTCTCAACTCGCGCGGCGGCGGCTGGATCGAAGCGGAAATCAAAAACCGCATCGAGACCGGAGACACCGTTGAATACATCGCGCCGGATCGTCGCGTTCGTTTTGTTATTGAGGCGATGGAAAACAAAAACGGCGAGTCGATCAACGTGGCCCATGGCGGCGCGGGTTCCGCATGGATCAAAACCAACGGCATCGAAGCCGCACCTTACTCGCTTCTCAGCTTGGTCATGCAACCTGCAGAGTCTGCAACCAGCGTTTGA
- a CDS encoding cyclic nucleotide-binding domain-containing protein: protein MKTIYFKKGKEIIQEGTLSDCAYIIETGKVEVSKLGTKGEKKIIGILTNGDIFGEMGLIDGLPRSATVRALEDCSINVLTQDTFNSMSIHNPKALMPILKVLASRLRATLKLVENLQTKNAKSVSEAAAKEHANQI, encoded by the coding sequence ATGAAAACCATTTACTTTAAAAAGGGGAAGGAAATCATTCAGGAAGGAACCCTGAGTGATTGCGCCTACATCATCGAAACCGGAAAAGTCGAGGTTTCCAAGCTGGGCACCAAGGGTGAGAAAAAGATCATTGGCATCCTCACCAATGGCGATATTTTTGGCGAAATGGGCCTCATCGACGGCCTGCCCCGCTCCGCCACCGTGCGCGCCCTCGAAGACTGTTCCATCAATGTGCTGACTCAGGACACCTTCAACTCCATGTCCATTCACAACCCCAAAGCGCTCATGCCCATTCTGAAAGTGCTTGCCTCCCGACTGCGAGCGACGCTGAAACTGGTTGAGAATCTGCAAACAAAAAACGCCAAGAGCGTCTCCGAAGCCGCCGCCAAGGAACACGCAAACCAGATTTAA
- a CDS encoding sigma-54-dependent Fis family transcriptional regulator produces MTQQTLFIVDNNPGHGSQINSWLSEQGYQVETFSDGELCLNQIDENPSAICMNIEPASKGLDLLKRFRLANRDIPVVVLTDEKDLSAAVEAMKLGAFDYMLKPLDKIRLQTTVAKAVEMNTMVQKIASLQGELQQTYGYKNIVGQSLPMKQVFAHIEKVSQININVLILGESGTGKELVARAIHYNSSYKAGNFVAINCGAIPEALQESEFFGHEKGSFTGADQGRIGKLELAHGGTLFLDEVGEMPANMQVKLLRFLQDKSYERVGSNKKNRVDLRVISATNKDLETEVERGAFRSDLFYRLMVYPIILPPLRERQDDIPPLVNHFLKKFQHQTQKHINTVTSHAMEALIRYPWPGNVRELENILYRTLVQTRTDAIQIEDLPFKIQEQRLGWNEDFPTLPQKQANVSNATPAKVRNETQDTSFKEIEKQAILQAIEQHQGKLPEAAKSLGISRATIYRKMKRYRKTS; encoded by the coding sequence ATGACGCAACAAACCTTATTCATTGTAGACAACAATCCAGGCCATGGAAGCCAGATCAACTCCTGGCTTTCCGAACAGGGTTACCAGGTCGAAACCTTCTCCGACGGCGAGTTGTGCCTGAACCAGATCGATGAAAACCCCTCCGCCATTTGCATGAACATCGAACCTGCTTCCAAGGGACTCGATCTTTTGAAGCGCTTTCGCCTCGCCAACCGCGATATCCCCGTCGTCGTCCTGACCGATGAAAAAGACCTGAGCGCCGCCGTCGAAGCGATGAAGCTGGGCGCCTTTGATTACATGCTCAAGCCGCTGGATAAAATCCGCCTGCAGACCACCGTCGCCAAGGCCGTCGAAATGAACACCATGGTGCAGAAAATCGCCAGCCTGCAAGGCGAGTTGCAACAGACCTACGGCTACAAAAATATCGTCGGGCAAAGCCTGCCCATGAAGCAAGTCTTCGCCCATATTGAAAAAGTCTCGCAGATCAATATCAATGTTTTGATCCTCGGAGAAAGCGGCACCGGCAAGGAACTGGTGGCTCGCGCCATTCATTACAACAGTTCCTACAAGGCGGGAAATTTTGTGGCGATCAATTGCGGAGCCATTCCCGAAGCGCTCCAGGAAAGCGAATTTTTCGGTCATGAAAAAGGCTCCTTCACCGGCGCCGATCAAGGACGCATCGGCAAACTCGAACTCGCTCACGGCGGCACTCTTTTTCTCGACGAAGTCGGCGAAATGCCCGCCAACATGCAGGTCAAACTGCTACGCTTTCTGCAGGACAAAAGCTATGAACGCGTCGGTAGCAACAAGAAAAACCGCGTGGACCTGCGCGTCATCTCCGCAACCAACAAGGACTTGGAGACGGAAGTCGAGCGGGGCGCGTTTCGAAGCGATTTGTTCTATCGCCTCATGGTGTATCCCATCATCCTGCCTCCCCTGCGCGAACGCCAGGACGACATCCCCCCTCTGGTCAATCATTTCCTGAAAAAATTCCAGCACCAGACGCAGAAGCACATCAACACCGTCACCTCCCACGCCATGGAAGCCCTCATCCGCTACCCCTGGCCGGGAAACGTTCGGGAACTGGAAAACATTCTGTATCGAACCCTCGTCCAAACCCGGACGGATGCGATCCAGATTGAAGACCTGCCCTTCAAAATTCAGGAACAACGACTGGGCTGGAATGAAGATTTCCCGACACTTCCCCAAAAACAGGCAAATGTCTCCAACGCAACACCCGCTAAAGTCAGGAACGAAACGCAGGACACTTCATTTAAAGAAATCGAAAAACAAGCCATCCTGCAAGCCATCGAACAGCATCAGGGCAAGCTCCCCGAAGCGGCCAAGTCGCTGGGCATCAGCCGCGCCACCATCTACAGGAAGATGAAGCGTTACCGGAAAACATCCTGA
- a CDS encoding lipid-binding SYLF domain-containing protein gives MNRIIQTVFICLLTLLPFSTAHALDDQQELLRNAVQAVEDIIHSEDEHVPTELLSKAKAIIIFPKMLKGGFIFAARYGQGVISTRSKTTGLWGPPAFVYTAGASYGFQVGAEAIDLLLLVMSESGVQGLLKNQFTLGADVGVSAGPVGRHAEASTDILLQGEIYSYSRSMGAFAGVSVKGTVITSNEGSNEKFYGEPLSAKDILYLGKVESTPETAKRFMQRLNKLLPIKKREADSN, from the coding sequence ATGAACCGAATCATTCAAACTGTTTTCATATGCCTTCTCACCCTGCTCCCCTTCTCAACGGCTCACGCGCTGGACGATCAGCAAGAACTGTTACGCAACGCGGTGCAGGCGGTCGAAGACATCATCCATTCTGAAGACGAACATGTTCCAACAGAATTACTCTCCAAAGCGAAAGCGATCATCATTTTTCCGAAGATGCTCAAGGGCGGATTCATCTTCGCCGCGCGATACGGTCAGGGAGTGATTTCCACGCGTTCTAAAACAACCGGACTGTGGGGACCTCCGGCATTCGTCTACACGGCTGGCGCGAGCTACGGTTTTCAGGTCGGAGCCGAAGCCATTGATCTGCTCCTGCTCGTCATGAGCGAATCCGGCGTGCAGGGTCTGCTGAAAAACCAGTTCACCCTCGGCGCCGACGTGGGCGTTTCCGCCGGACCTGTCGGACGCCATGCCGAAGCCTCCACCGACATTCTACTGCAGGGCGAAATCTATTCCTATTCCAGAAGCATGGGCGCCTTCGCCGGGGTTTCGGTCAAAGGCACCGTGATCACCTCCAACGAAGGTTCCAATGAAAAATTTTACGGCGAGCCTCTCAGCGCCAAGGACATTCTCTATCTGGGAAAAGTGGAATCGACGCCTGAGACCGCCAAGCGCTTCATGCAACGGCTGAATAAATTACTGCCCATTAAGAAACGCGAAGCCGATTCCAATTGA
- a CDS encoding ATP-dependent DNA helicase, whose protein sequence is MNPFDAEELLGPEGLAARAMPGFEYRPQQAAMADAVAKTLESGGHLMVEAGTGTGKSLAYLIPAVLWAVQNDKRVVVSTYTKTLQHQILHHDIPLLRQRLGLSFRYSICLGHENYLSLRRMKRAGQAGLFVDPEQEEQLAEIFEWSSMTASGVKEELEFTPLPAVWEEVGRQKDLCLGKNCETYRDCFYFKERKRWFASHLLVVNHHLFFANVAAGGGALPRFDAVIFDEAQNVEEAATSFLGLEVSNSSLNYFLDRLYNPRGKKGMLGRIERSFSQEAIDLVMKTRRAAEAFFAQTLEVFGRDPRNFRLYQPPPLLNVLCGPLEELRDALKVLEAMIGEEEESVEFTYASNRCMDFYNAINVVMGQQLPGYVYSLEIVDKKRFRRVSFQAAPVNVAEELKRQVYETTDRIVLTSATLTANGKFDFVKGRIGFEPNDELTLDSPFDYARQALLYAPADLPEPSEEPDVYATAIAARSKALVEASGGRAFILFTSYALLNRVYEKMETLVSQFQLLRQGDAPRSQMIEQFKRKPSIIFGTNTFWQGVDVPGEALQCVIITKLPFDPPGEPLTEARMEDLKKRGIDPFSRYQIPRAILQLRQGFGRLIRKGTDAGVVAILDSRVVHRSYGKKFIASLPPCRVTESMDEVRQFFTSDEKAELVI, encoded by the coding sequence ATGAATCCATTTGATGCGGAAGAGTTATTAGGGCCGGAGGGATTGGCGGCTCGGGCCATGCCCGGTTTTGAATATCGCCCTCAACAGGCGGCGATGGCCGACGCGGTTGCGAAGACTCTGGAGTCGGGCGGCCACCTGATGGTGGAGGCGGGCACGGGTACGGGCAAGAGCCTGGCTTATCTGATTCCGGCCGTCTTGTGGGCGGTGCAAAACGACAAGCGCGTTGTGGTTTCCACCTACACGAAGACCCTTCAGCACCAGATCCTGCACCACGATATCCCTCTACTGCGCCAGCGTCTCGGCTTGTCGTTCCGTTACTCCATCTGTCTGGGCCATGAAAATTATCTGTCATTGCGCCGCATGAAGCGCGCCGGTCAGGCGGGTTTGTTTGTTGATCCTGAGCAGGAAGAACAACTGGCGGAGATTTTCGAATGGTCGTCGATGACGGCGTCCGGCGTGAAAGAGGAGTTGGAATTCACTCCCCTGCCGGCGGTCTGGGAAGAGGTGGGTCGGCAAAAGGATTTGTGTCTTGGCAAAAATTGCGAGACCTATCGCGACTGTTTTTATTTCAAGGAGCGCAAGCGCTGGTTCGCTTCGCATTTGCTGGTGGTCAACCATCATTTATTTTTCGCCAACGTAGCGGCGGGCGGCGGCGCCTTGCCACGTTTCGACGCGGTGATTTTCGACGAGGCGCAGAATGTGGAGGAGGCGGCGACTTCCTTCCTCGGCCTGGAAGTTTCAAATTCATCGCTCAATTATTTTCTCGACCGCCTTTACAATCCGCGCGGCAAGAAGGGGATGCTGGGTCGTATCGAGCGCAGTTTCTCTCAGGAGGCCATCGATCTGGTGATGAAAACCCGGCGCGCGGCGGAAGCGTTTTTTGCGCAGACGCTGGAGGTTTTCGGGCGCGACCCGCGTAATTTTCGCTTGTACCAGCCGCCGCCTCTGCTCAATGTCCTGTGCGGGCCGCTGGAAGAATTGCGCGATGCCTTGAAGGTTCTGGAGGCGATGATCGGCGAAGAGGAGGAGAGCGTCGAGTTCACCTACGCTTCCAACCGGTGCATGGATTTTTACAACGCCATCAATGTCGTGATGGGACAACAATTGCCGGGCTATGTTTATTCGCTGGAGATCGTCGATAAAAAACGTTTCCGGCGCGTGTCCTTTCAGGCGGCGCCGGTGAATGTGGCGGAGGAGCTCAAACGGCAGGTTTATGAAACTACGGATCGCATCGTTCTGACTTCGGCGACGCTCACGGCGAACGGGAAATTTGATTTTGTGAAGGGGCGGATCGGTTTTGAACCGAACGATGAACTCACGCTGGATTCTCCCTTCGATTACGCGCGTCAGGCCTTGCTCTACGCGCCTGCGGATCTGCCGGAGCCTTCGGAAGAGCCGGATGTGTACGCCACGGCGATCGCCGCGCGATCGAAAGCCCTGGTCGAGGCGTCGGGCGGTCGAGCCTTCATCCTGTTCACCAGCTACGCTTTGTTGAATCGGGTTTACGAGAAAATGGAAACCCTGGTGTCGCAATTTCAATTGCTCCGCCAGGGCGATGCGCCGCGCAGTCAAATGATCGAGCAGTTCAAGCGCAAGCCGTCGATCATTTTCGGGACCAATACTTTCTGGCAGGGCGTGGACGTTCCCGGCGAGGCCCTGCAATGCGTCATCATCACCAAACTGCCTTTCGATCCGCCGGGCGAGCCCTTGACCGAAGCGCGTATGGAAGATTTGAAGAAGCGCGGCATCGATCCCTTTTCGCGTTACCAGATTCCGCGCGCGATTTTGCAACTGCGTCAGGGCTTCGGTCGCCTGATCCGCAAGGGCACCGACGCCGGAGTGGTCGCCATACTGGATTCGCGCGTGGTGCATCGCAGTTACGGAAAAAAATTCATCGCCTCCCTGCCGCCTTGCCGCGTCACCGAGTCGATGGACGAGGTGCGCCAGTTTTTCACTTCCGATGAAAAAGCGGAACTTGTCATTTAA
- a CDS encoding fumarylacetoacetate hydrolase family protein — protein MTPKRIFCIGKNYEAHVRELAGTAPEEPIVFMKPSSCLVLPGTPVRVPTHGSLLHHEAEAVLLIGREASRVDEESALDCVSDVALGLDLTLRDVQGSLKKKGHPWELSKAFEQSAPLGPLVPVSKIRDLAQLEFSCSVNGELRQQGNTQDMMFSIPYLIRYLSHIWRLQAGDLIFTGTPAGVGPLVVGDTASLSGPELASSVWEFC, from the coding sequence GTGACGCCGAAGCGGATATTCTGCATCGGCAAGAATTACGAAGCGCATGTGCGCGAGCTGGCGGGTACGGCGCCGGAAGAGCCGATCGTTTTCATGAAGCCGTCGTCCTGTCTGGTCTTGCCGGGAACGCCGGTGCGGGTTCCGACGCATGGTTCGCTCCTGCATCACGAAGCGGAAGCGGTTCTGCTGATCGGTCGGGAAGCGTCGCGGGTTGATGAAGAATCGGCTCTGGATTGCGTGTCCGATGTCGCTCTCGGGCTGGATTTAACCCTGCGCGATGTGCAGGGGAGTTTGAAGAAAAAAGGGCATCCCTGGGAGTTGTCAAAAGCCTTCGAGCAAAGCGCGCCGCTGGGGCCGCTGGTTCCCGTTTCAAAAATACGCGATCTGGCGCAACTGGAGTTTTCCTGCTCGGTGAACGGCGAACTGCGTCAACAGGGCAATACCCAGGACATGATGTTTTCCATTCCCTATCTGATCCGCTACCTCAGCCATATCTGGCGACTGCAGGCGGGCGATCTGATTTTTACCGGAACCCCGGCGGGAGTGGGGCCGCTGGTCGTCGGCGATACGGCGAGCTTGTCCGGCCCGGAACTCGCTTCCAGCGTCTGGGAGTTTTGCTGA
- a CDS encoding aldo/keto reductase, with amino-acid sequence MKYRKFSSCGWEVSEIGLGTWQLGADWGKVDDATAERILETAVDCGINFFDTADVYGLGLSETRIQKFLAKRSEQIIVATKLGRHPEPGWPDNFSLASFRKHTEDSLRRLGVEALDLTQVHCLPTETLQSGELFDWLRQLKQEGKIKQFGLSVESMEEALLCLKQTGLASLQIIFNVLRQKPIPALFEKAKEKGVAIIVRLPLASGLLSGKITADSSWPQEDHRNFNQNGDHFNVGETFSGLPLAQGIALMNEILPKVPEGMTCAQMALRWILDHDAVTTVIPGATRPEQVKANASASKLPLLSAELHEDLRNFYEEKVVQHIRGKY; translated from the coding sequence ATGAAATATAGAAAATTTTCCTCCTGCGGCTGGGAGGTCTCTGAAATTGGACTGGGAACCTGGCAATTGGGAGCGGACTGGGGCAAGGTGGACGACGCGACCGCCGAGCGTATTTTGGAAACGGCAGTGGACTGCGGCATCAACTTTTTCGACACCGCCGACGTTTACGGGCTGGGCTTGAGCGAAACGCGCATCCAAAAATTCCTCGCCAAACGTTCGGAACAGATCATCGTCGCAACCAAACTGGGGCGCCACCCGGAACCGGGCTGGCCCGATAATTTCTCCCTCGCCTCCTTCCGCAAGCACACGGAAGATTCGCTCAGGCGGCTGGGCGTGGAGGCGCTCGACCTGACTCAGGTTCATTGCCTGCCAACGGAGACCCTGCAATCCGGCGAACTGTTCGACTGGCTCCGGCAATTGAAGCAGGAAGGCAAGATCAAACAATTCGGCCTGAGCGTGGAATCGATGGAGGAAGCCCTGCTTTGTCTGAAGCAAACGGGGCTCGCATCCCTGCAAATTATCTTCAACGTTCTGCGACAAAAACCCATCCCGGCGCTGTTCGAGAAGGCAAAGGAAAAAGGCGTGGCGATCATTGTCCGACTGCCGCTGGCCTCGGGACTGCTTTCAGGAAAGATCACCGCGGATTCCAGCTGGCCTCAGGAGGATCACCGCAACTTCAATCAGAACGGGGATCACTTCAACGTCGGCGAAACCTTTTCCGGCCTGCCGCTAGCGCAGGGCATCGCATTGATGAACGAAATTCTGCCCAAGGTTCCCGAAGGCATGACCTGCGCGCAGATGGCCCTGCGCTGGATTCTCGATCACGACGCGGTGACCACGGTGATCCCCGGCGCGACGCGCCCGGAACAGGTGAAGGCCAACGCTTCGGCCTCGAAGCTCCCGCTCCTGTCTGCCGAACTGCATGAAGATCTGAGAAATTTTTATGAGGAAAAGGTCGTCCAGCATATTCGCGGCAAATACTGA
- a CDS encoding cyclic nucleotide-binding domain-containing protein, with the protein MFTLKEYRKGKAIIRQGTHGTSAFILKKGRVEVTREDNGQVKKICELKENDVFGEMAMVSDKPRMATVRALEDCQVAILTQESFMKLPNTNPAVARIKKIMVDRLKGKKG; encoded by the coding sequence ATGTTCACTCTCAAGGAATATCGAAAGGGCAAAGCCATTATCCGTCAGGGTACCCACGGCACCAGCGCCTTCATCTTGAAAAAGGGCCGTGTGGAGGTGACTCGCGAAGACAACGGACAGGTCAAAAAAATCTGCGAGTTGAAGGAAAACGACGTTTTCGGAGAAATGGCGATGGTCTCGGACAAGCCGCGTATGGCGACGGTGCGGGCGCTGGAAGATTGCCAGGTTGCGATTCTCACCCAGGAAAGTTTCATGAAACTTCCCAACACCAACCCCGCTGTTGCGCGCATCAAGAAAATCATGGTGGACCGCCTCAAAGGCAAAAAAGGCTGA
- a CDS encoding acylphosphatase, which translates to MTAVHLVIRGRVQGVSYRASAEGKANELGLKGWVRNQSDGSVELFAEGERSALDALIRWCQQGPPAANVADLSANWTEPQGLTDFKIR; encoded by the coding sequence ATGACCGCCGTTCATCTTGTCATACGCGGCAGAGTGCAAGGCGTGAGCTATCGCGCCAGCGCCGAAGGCAAGGCGAACGAACTGGGTCTGAAAGGCTGGGTGCGCAACCAAAGCGACGGCTCCGTGGAACTGTTCGCCGAAGGCGAACGCTCCGCGCTCGACGCCCTCATCCGATGGTGCCAGCAAGGCCCGCCCGCCGCAAATGTCGCCGACCTTTCCGCCAACTGGACCGAGCCGCAAGGCCTGACCGATTTCAAAATCCGTTGA
- a CDS encoding ABC transporter ATP-binding protein, with product MIELINLVKIFGTYRAVDSLNLTIPKGEMFGFLGPNGAGKTTTIKLMTGLLKPSEGRVEIDGVAVESAPQTAKAMIGYIPDRPFIYEKLTGREYLRFIADLYGVPDEAAQSRAERFLEFFDLADAASQLVGSYSHGMRQKLIISGALIHTPKAVIVDEPLVGLDPKGARQVKRLFRELCNAGTTIFMSTHSLPIAETMCDRIGIIQKGQMIAVGTMDELRERATHEGEGLEEIFLKLTGDHGLDDLFKELNLLDD from the coding sequence GTGATCGAACTCATCAATCTGGTCAAAATATTCGGAACGTATCGCGCCGTGGACTCGCTGAACCTGACGATCCCGAAAGGCGAGATGTTCGGTTTTCTGGGCCCCAACGGGGCGGGAAAAACCACCACCATCAAGCTCATGACCGGACTGCTCAAGCCCAGCGAAGGGCGGGTTGAGATCGACGGAGTCGCCGTCGAAAGCGCGCCGCAGACCGCCAAGGCGATGATCGGCTACATCCCCGACCGACCCTTCATCTATGAAAAACTGACCGGGCGGGAGTATCTGCGATTCATCGCCGACCTCTACGGCGTGCCAGACGAAGCCGCGCAGAGCCGGGCCGAACGCTTTCTGGAATTTTTCGATCTGGCCGACGCCGCCAGCCAGCTGGTGGGAAGCTACTCGCACGGCATGCGGCAAAAACTCATCATCTCCGGCGCCCTGATCCACACCCCGAAAGCCGTCATCGTCGACGAACCGCTGGTGGGCCTGGACCCCAAAGGCGCCCGCCAGGTCAAACGCCTGTTCCGCGAACTGTGCAACGCCGGAACCACCATCTTCATGTCCACCCACTCGCTCCCCATCGCCGAGACCATGTGCGACCGTATCGGCATCATCCAGAAAGGCCAGATGATCGCCGTCGGCACCATGGACGAACTGCGCGAACGCGCAACCCACGAAGGCGAAGGCCTCGAAGAAATCTTCCTGAAACTCACCGGCGACCACGGCCTCGACGACCTCTTCAAAGAACTCAACCTGCTGGATGACTGA
- a CDS encoding 2-oxoisovalerate dehydrogenase yields the protein MQQEIIFIVEESPEGGLEARALGHSIFTIADDIESLKLMVRDAVHCHFDTPEKPSMIRLHCSHN from the coding sequence ATGCAACAGGAAATCATTTTCATCGTCGAAGAATCTCCTGAAGGCGGCCTCGAAGCCCGCGCCCTCGGTCACTCCATTTTCACCATAGCGGACGATATTGAAAGCCTCAAGCTGATGGTGAGAGACGCCGTCCATTGCCATTTCGACACCCCAGAAAAACCTTCCATGATTCGATTGCATTGTTCCCACAACTGA
- a CDS encoding NAD(P)-dependent alcohol dehydrogenase, with the protein MTKAYAAQKQADTLTNFEIERRAVGPDDVQIDIDYCGVCHSDLHMVNNDWGISAYPLVPGHEIIGHVTAVGSAVKNFKKGECVGVGCFVDSCRSCEACEADLEQYCLNGSTMTYGSETKDPGGLTFGGYSKQIVVDKKYLLSIPENLDRAGAAPLLCAGITTYSPLKHWKVQPGQTVGVIGLGGLGHMGVKFAHAMGARTVIITTSPEKGKMGKSLGADEVLISTDEKAMSEWAGKFDFLLNTIPVAHDMNPYINLLKFDSTMCIVGAIGEFEKFQTPQLVFGRRAVAGSLIGGIKETQEMLDFCGEHNIVSEIEKISMLKINDSYIRMQKSDVKFRFVIEMKTL; encoded by the coding sequence ATGACGAAAGCCTATGCCGCTCAGAAGCAAGCCGACACCCTGACCAATTTTGAAATCGAACGCCGCGCCGTTGGGCCGGACGACGTACAAATCGATATCGACTATTGCGGCGTCTGCCATAGCGACCTTCATATGGTCAACAACGATTGGGGAATCTCCGCCTATCCCCTCGTGCCCGGCCATGAAATCATCGGCCACGTCACCGCCGTCGGAAGCGCTGTCAAAAATTTCAAAAAAGGCGAATGCGTGGGCGTGGGTTGTTTTGTCGACTCCTGCCGCTCGTGCGAGGCTTGCGAAGCAGACCTGGAACAATACTGCCTGAACGGCTCCACCATGACCTATGGAAGCGAAACGAAAGACCCCGGCGGCTTGACCTTTGGCGGCTACTCCAAACAGATCGTCGTCGATAAAAAATATCTTTTGAGCATCCCGGAAAATCTCGACCGGGCAGGCGCCGCGCCGCTGTTATGCGCAGGCATCACCACCTATTCCCCGCTCAAACACTGGAAGGTTCAGCCCGGTCAAACCGTTGGCGTGATCGGTCTCGGCGGTCTGGGACATATGGGAGTCAAATTCGCGCATGCGATGGGCGCGCGCACCGTCATCATCACCACCTCGCCGGAGAAAGGCAAGATGGGCAAATCTCTCGGCGCCGATGAGGTTTTGATTTCAACAGACGAAAAGGCCATGAGCGAATGGGCGGGGAAATTTGATTTTCTGCTCAACACCATACCCGTCGCGCACGACATGAACCCCTACATCAATCTTCTGAAATTCGATTCGACCATGTGCATCGTTGGCGCCATTGGAGAATTCGAAAAGTTTCAAACCCCTCAACTGGTGTTCGGACGCCGCGCCGTCGCCGGGTCATTGATCGGCGGGATTAAAGAAACGCAGGAGATGCTCGATTTCTGCGGAGAGCATAATATCGTCTCTGAAATCGAAAAGATTTCCATGCTGAAAATAAACGACTCTTACATACGAATGCAAAAGTCCGACGTGAAATTCCGCTTCGTGATCGAGATGAAAACGCTGTAG